The DNA region GCCGATCCCGACCATCGCCTGACGCGTCAGGCCCAGGGCGAGCGGGTCCGCGACGGCGGCGACGCGCACCAGGCCCTGGTCGGTCATCTTCTGCACCCGCTGGCGCACGGCCGCCTCGGAGAGGCCGACGGCCTTGCCGATCGCGGAGTACGGCCGACGGCCGTCCGCCTGGAGCTGGTCGATGATCGCGAGGGAGACGGCGTCGACCGCCGTCGACGGTCCGCGCCCGGTCCCGGGGTCTGCGTCACGGCTGGCCACCCGCCCACTCTGCAACGCGAACCGTCGGTCCGGCAAGCAGGCGGCGAGGGAATCAGTCGCATCGTGCGGCCGAATCGACGGTATCCGCAGGCGAGGCCGGTCGGGTATGTCGAAAGCGGCACGGGACCGTCTAGGGTGGGTGTCTCACCCATCGGACAGCCGACAGGAGGGGTGGTCGTGACCACCGAGGTGCGCCGTCTGC from Streptomyces sp. NBC_01754 includes:
- a CDS encoding Lrp/AsnC family transcriptional regulator; the protein is MASRDADPGTGRGPSTAVDAVSLAIIDQLQADGRRPYSAIGKAVGLSEAAVRQRVQKMTDQGLVRVAAVADPLALGLTRQAMVGIGVDGDPGPVADALAAMHECACVVMTAGSFDLMAEIACADDDHLLETVNRRIRAVPGVRSTESFVYLKVRKQTGPRAAPQP